From the genome of Glycine soja cultivar W05 chromosome 14, ASM419377v2, whole genome shotgun sequence:
GCACTGCTGCATAGGTGAAACTTTATCCATGCCGCAACGATATAGGGATTCATTGTTGCCAAAGCACTAACCTCAGGAGCCACAGCCCTAACCTCAGGAGCCAAAGCCATCTGTGACAGCGAAAACCCTTGTGGTTTTACTCATCCCCAGTGACCCAAGCCAGAGGAGTTACAGAGAAAGCCATCACTTTCTGTGCCATAGTCTCAAAGGTGCTGCCTAAAACCTTCTCTACCACGGCACACTCCCTACTGTGGCAGGGAAGAGAACCTACTGCCTGACAGAATGATCACCATTCATTGGTTAAAGTTCTCATCAACAACTACCAATCAGTTTGTTGGTACCAATTCCATGATTTGATGGCCGTGATCATTGGTGGCAAAGACAACAAAGGATGGTGAAGCTATGAGTATGAGGTACAAAATAGGGGGGAAGTTTTAACCTAGTGAAAGTACAGTAACATTTATGCcccaaaattggaaaaaaaatcagaaaatattACTCCCCTTAACTTTTCACCTCTCCTTTACAAGTAAAGAAAACAAAGTCACTTTCATCAAAATTTACTGCTATAACCCCCTACCAAAGCAAGTATCAACCCTTCTCTATATCTCTTATTCCCCTTAATTGAGACTCATCAGTCAATGTCAGAGTAAGTAGTATACCTATATTTTCTAGCTAACTTTACTTGCAGTCAGTGAGTCAGATCAAGAAAACATTCCTACTTCCTGCAgcatacattctattttgtAAGACAGGTGCAAGATTAGGAATACCTCATTGCCAGCAGGATGAAAGCCTCCACCCCCAAAGTCTGTCAACTGATCAAAATGATGAACAGGCCCAGAAACCCTACGGTCCCACAAGACACCATTCCAAAGCAGCATTGAGTCAGAATGGCTAAAATGGATTGGAGAATAAAGATGACCCCTACTGGCAAAATTTGTAGAAGTATATAACAACATAGACTCTAGCTCACATGTTTCGATATCATATAACTTGATTTCCTGTGGTGCAGATTCCGATGACAAGGCTGCAAAAACATTCCCTGAGTGGCTAAACCTGGCAGCCTTGCATCCATGAAAAAAATGGATTACATTTTCGTATTCGTCCCAAACATTGTCATTTAAAAATGATGAAACATTCCACAACTTTACATCTTCGGAACTTGAAGAAAGCAACAGCTGGCAGTCAGCAGAAATAAAAGACTGAATAAGTGTCAAGGGATCTCTGTGACATTCTTCATAATGATAGGTGTCGTCATGGTGCTTCAATGAAGTAGTATCCCAAAATTGGATGTCTCCACTGTTGTTTCCAACAGCAATAAAAGGAGAGTCCCCAAGAAACGTAATGCCTGTTAACGAGTAAACATCAGCAGCAGTGCCCGATGGTCTGAATTGGCTATAAACAAATTTACGATCCCTGCGATTTCCATGTACatgatacataaatttaaattcacgTGTACCAAGACGAGATGTCACATTAGAAGGGGCATCAAGACTTTGCTTGGGTTCAGCACAAACATGAGGGTGCAAAAGAGAAAGTGATGGAAGAGTGATAATAGGAGTTGGGCACTGGCAATGCTGATGCTGCAGATACTGAACCACTAGAGAATCTAATGTTATACGTTCTGGGTAATTGGGCAGATGATCATTAATTACCAGAGAGGATGGTGTAATCTGACCTAGATTTGGCATACTTCTTTGACTCTCATCCACATAATCAGCTGTACAGGGCCCTTGTTGATTTCTCAGATTGGAACTTGGTGTATAAAGCACAGTGGCATCAGTCTGCAGGCTACTTTTACGTATCACACTTGGAGTTGGACAAATAGGAGAATGAAATCCTAGATCCCCAACATTCAATCGCTTTCCAGATGATGACGACACTCCTATATCCTTTAAATCAGATAACTTATGTTTCATTGGCAAGATTATTGGAGTCTCATACTGAGATTCAACATCCTTATCCTCTGCATTAAGATTTAATTTCTTAGACAGAAATCCTGGAACTGGAGCAGAAGGCCACTGAAGTTGTATTGGAGGAGCTTCCTGTGAGTAGGGTTGTTGCACAAGAGAAGATGGGGCAACCAATGTTGGCAAAGGTTTCAACTGAGCCTCTTTAAGCAACATTGAAGCAGTTTGTAACAATCCAGATGCCAGTAGGTGTTCATGAATTAGGAGCAAAAGGTCCCTgattattcaaagagaacaaaaacATTCAGATGGGAGGATGAAAATAAAACTGCAAATATATGGGAAAATTCAGGAAAGGACAATCATACAAAAACACTGAATACCTTGGAAGGTACGTTATAGGGGTGGCAGCAGCTATAGCTTCTATTTCAATCTGCCTTAAGGTAGGAATAGCTCCATCAATCTACAAATATAACTTGCATACATATATTAATACTGCCGTCTCAAAGCACAGATCATTATTAGGCTATCTCAGTTTAAGCAACAAACTTAGAAAAACCACGTGATCATTATCCCCGAATATGTAAAACTAAAGTCCAAAGACGTAATTGTACTACA
Proteins encoded in this window:
- the LOC114385126 gene encoding DDB1- and CUL4-associated factor homolog 1-like, whose protein sequence is MATSVDWDGSSLRALSKCIRSLQIELEDPIFQANPTVSNLIDQLHDLLQPLSSALIHQHPFRDPASSLPRHHEKKIDGAIPTLRQIEIEAIAAATPITYLPRDLLLLIHEHLLASGLLQTASMLLKEAQLKPLPTLVAPSSLVQQPYSQEAPPIQLQWPSAPVPGFLSKKLNLNAEDKDVESQYETPIILPMKHKLSDLKDIGVSSSSGKRLNVGDLGFHSPICPTPSVIRKSSLQTDATVLYTPSSNLRNQQGPCTADYVDESQRSMPNLGQITPSSLVINDHLPNYPERITLDSLVVQYLQHQHCQCPTPIITLPSLSLLHPHVCAEPKQSLDAPSNVTSRLGTREFKFMYHVHGNRRDRKFVYSQFRPSGTAADVYSLTGITFLGDSPFIAVGNNSGDIQFWDTTSLKHHDDTYHYEECHRDPLTLIQSFISADCQLLLSSSSEDVKLWNVSSFLNDNVWDEYENVIHFFHGCKAARFSHSGNVFAALSSESAPQEIKLYDIETCELESMLLYTSTNFASRGHLYSPIHFSHSDSMLLWNGVLWDRRVSGPVHHFDQLTDFGGGGFHPAGNEVIINSEVWDLRKFRLLRSVPSLDQTTITFNAHGDVIYAILRRNIEDVMSAFHTRRVKHPLFAAFRTVDAVNYSDIATTPVEHCVLDFTTEPTDSFVGLVTIAKHDWYIEYEDSDSDESLLPETWGCVKIYEIGHRSPTNDD